AGGAAGATGAACGACGCCTGGAGCGTGGGGTGCACACCCGGCGGAAGCTCTGAGGGGGGGAGGGATGCTGGATTAGAGGGTCGAGCAGCCTTCCGACCCTTCATTCTGCCAGATCTCGGCGCACACCGCGAAACGACGCGACACGACGCGCGGTTCGGCGGCCTGCCGCGTGTCAGAATGTGCCCGTGCCGATCGAATTCGCCTCGTCTCCGCGCTCCACCGTCGGGTTGGAGTGGGAGGTCATGCTCGCCGATCCCGTCACGGGAGACCTGGTCGGGCGCGCCCCGGAGCTGCTGACCCTTCTCGAGGAGGAGAGCGCGCCGCAGCGGTACACGGTCACCGGCGAGCTGCTCACCAACACCATCGAGGTCACCAGCGGCGTCGGCAGCAGCGTCTCGCATGCGGTGGAGGACATCGCCGCGGCGATCGCCGCCGTGCGCCGGTCCACCGATCCCGCCGGAATCGAGCTGCTGTCGGCCGGAAGCCACCCGTACGCGCAGTGGTTCAACCAGCGCGTCACCGACAAGACGCGCTATCACAAGCTCATCGAGCGCACCCAGTGGTGGGGGCGGAACATGATGATCTGGGGAATCCACGTGCACGTCGGAATCGACGACCGCGACAAGGTGCTGCCGATCATCGGCGCGCTGTCGGCGTTCCTCCCCCATCTGCAGGCGCTGTCCGCGTCGAGCCCGTACTGGGCGGGTGAGCGCACCGGCTACGCCTCCAACCGCTCGCTCGTCTTCCAGCAGCTGCCCACCGCGGGGCTGCCGTGGGCGATCGAGACCTGGTCGGAGTTCGAGTCCTTCGTCGACGACATGACCCGCACCGGGGTGATGGCCGACCCGTCCGAGATCCGCTGGGACATCCGCCCCGCTCCGCGCTGGGGAACGATCGAGGTGCGCGCCTGCGACGGGATGTCCACGCTGACCGAGCTCGCGTCCGTCGCCGCGCTCACCCAGACCCTGGTGGAGTTCTTCTCCCGCGAGCTCGACGAGGGGCGCGAGCTGCCGACGCTGCAGTCCTGGTTCCACCGTGAGAACAAGTGGCGCGCCGCCCGGTACGGGCTGGATGCCAGGGTCATCGTCGATCGCGCCGGCTCCCAGGTGCCGGTGCGCGAGCACATCGGCGCAGTGGTCGAGGATCTGCTGCCCATCGCGCGCGATCTCGGCTGCGCCCGAGAGCTCGACGGCATCCGCAGCATCCTGCAGGGCGGCGCGAGCTACGCCCGTCAGCTGGAGGCGGCGGATGCGGCGAACGGCGACCTGCGGGAGGTCGTGCAGCATCTGATCCGCGAGTTCCGGGCGGGTCCGGAGCGTTCGGTCGAGTGAGACCGCCCCTCAGCGCTCGTCGACGAGCAATCGCGCGAGTGTCTCGTCCAGCACGACGTCCGTGACGATGCCGGCGGCGAAGGCCGCGCGCAGCGAGCCGAGTTTCGCCGTGCCGGAGACCACGCAGACCCGCCGCGGGACGCGCCTCAGTCGATCCAGGCCGGGACCGGTCGATCGGGCGTTCAGGCGGATGTCCTTCCAGCTGCCGTCCGCGCGGAAGAAGACGGTCGCCACGTCGCCGATCGCGCCGTCCTCGCGCAGGCTCCGGTAGTCGTCGCGGCCGAGATAGCCGCCCACATAGACCCGGCTGGGTACCTCGGCCTGCGGGGAACCCAGGCCGAACACGGCGATGTCCATCGAGGACTGGAACGTCAGCACACGGCGGGTGCTGCGCTCGCGCCACATCGCCTCGCGGGTGTCGGGGTTGTCGAAGAACGCCGGCACCGGGAACTGCTCGACCTGCGCCCCGAACGCGGCGCCGAAGCGCTGCAGGATGTCGCTGGAGTACTCCAGCCCACTGGTCTGGATGTTGCCCGCCCCGTTGAGCTGCACGAATGTGGTGCCGTGGGTCTCCTTCTGCACGAGCGACCGGCTCACCGTGCTGATCGTGGACCCCCAGGCGATGCCGACCGTCATGTTCGACTCGATGAACTGCGAGAGCAGTCGCCCTGCCGTGAGGCCCACCCGTTCCAGGCGCTCGACGTCGCTGACGATCCCCGACATCGGCACGATGTGCGCGGCGATCCGGAAGCGGGTGCGCAGCTGCTCCTCCAACTCCCCCACGCGCTCGAACGGCGAGTTGATGCGGATGTCGACCAGTCCGGTGTCCCTGGCGTGCGTGAGCAGTCTGGACACGGAGGACCGCGATGTCTCCAGCTCGGTGGCGATGGCATCCATCGTCATGTCCTGCAGGTAGTAGAGCTTCGCCGCCGTGAGCGCGGCGTGCATCCTGGCGTCGTGCCGACCGGCATCCGCAGTCATCCTGACCACCTCCGGGGATCTGCGTGCACATTCGTGCACGCCGTTTGCATGATTCTGTCATGCGGCGGATGCTGGAAGCACCGTCGAGGAAGCACGGACGAGGGAGAGATCATGGTCGACACCACACGGCAGTCACGCCGGGACAGCGAACTGGCAACCGTGCGCGATGCGGGGCGGACCACCGTCCTGATCATCGGCGCGGGCATCAACGGCATCTCGCTGTTCCGCGATCTGGCCCTGCAGGGAGTCGACG
Above is a genomic segment from Microbacterium sp. W4I4 containing:
- a CDS encoding glutamate--cysteine ligase, whose amino-acid sequence is MPIEFASSPRSTVGLEWEVMLADPVTGDLVGRAPELLTLLEEESAPQRYTVTGELLTNTIEVTSGVGSSVSHAVEDIAAAIAAVRRSTDPAGIELLSAGSHPYAQWFNQRVTDKTRYHKLIERTQWWGRNMMIWGIHVHVGIDDRDKVLPIIGALSAFLPHLQALSASSPYWAGERTGYASNRSLVFQQLPTAGLPWAIETWSEFESFVDDMTRTGVMADPSEIRWDIRPAPRWGTIEVRACDGMSTLTELASVAALTQTLVEFFSRELDEGRELPTLQSWFHRENKWRAARYGLDARVIVDRAGSQVPVREHIGAVVEDLLPIARDLGCARELDGIRSILQGGASYARQLEAADAANGDLREVVQHLIREFRAGPERSVE
- a CDS encoding sugar-binding transcriptional regulator, yielding MTADAGRHDARMHAALTAAKLYYLQDMTMDAIATELETSRSSVSRLLTHARDTGLVDIRINSPFERVGELEEQLRTRFRIAAHIVPMSGIVSDVERLERVGLTAGRLLSQFIESNMTVGIAWGSTISTVSRSLVQKETHGTTFVQLNGAGNIQTSGLEYSSDILQRFGAAFGAQVEQFPVPAFFDNPDTREAMWRERSTRRVLTFQSSMDIAVFGLGSPQAEVPSRVYVGGYLGRDDYRSLREDGAIGDVATVFFRADGSWKDIRLNARSTGPGLDRLRRVPRRVCVVSGTAKLGSLRAAFAAGIVTDVVLDETLARLLVDER